Genomic DNA from Candidatus Eisenbacteria bacterium:
TCATGTGCGAGTGCGCTGTGCCGCTTGGTCTTGGCGAGCGCTACTGCCCCACACGCGGTCCGTGGGAACTGCTCCCTTTCGAGGGGAATCCCTTCACCCAGAGCCGCGCGCGCTGGTCGCTGTGGGAAGAGCATCTCATTCCGTCACGCGATCTCACGGGCATGGGCGGTCCGACGCTACGCTGGCTTCGCGAGGGTATGCGCGCGGGGCGGCGCGCAGGACGCGACGCAGGAGAAATCCGCGTTCCTGTCTTGCTCTTCCAGGCGGGTCTGGACACATACGTCAAGCCGCGCGCGCAGGAAGAGGCGTGTGACCGCATGCCGAACTGCGAGCTTGTCCGCTATCCTGTCTCCCGCCACGAGATCCTCATGGAGCGCGACTCCATCCGCGACTCCGCGGTCGAGGAAATCCGCGGCTTCCTCGGCGGCATCTCCTCTCGCGTAGCAGCCTCTCTGGCGCGGTGATCGGCCAAGTGCCGCCGTTGCGCCGGCGCTTTGGAGGAGCCCGTCTCGATCAGAGACCCGCCAGCATCCTCCGAAGCTCCGCCGCTTCCGGGCGGTCCGGGTAGAGGTCGAGGAACCGCT
This window encodes:
- a CDS encoding alpha/beta fold hydrolase, which encodes SSLLGGERDKCHIERFEDYVRDLGTFIDQVVNAQAHPARVLLGHSMGGIVAMLYAESHPGAFDGVILCAPMLRVVTHPLPEALAGVMCECAVPLGLGERYCPTRGPWELLPFEGNPFTQSRARWSLWEEHLIPSRDLTGMGGPTLRWLREGMRAGRRAGRDAGEIRVPVLLFQAGLDTYVKPRAQEEACDRMPNCELVRYPVSRHEILMERDSIRDSAVEEIRGFLGGISSRVAASLAR